Genomic DNA from Prunus persica cultivar Lovell chromosome G1, Prunus_persica_NCBIv2, whole genome shotgun sequence:
GATGTTGGGGTCTCCAACTTTGACAACTACGCCGTCGAAGGTCAAGGGGGCAGCGAAGGAACGAAGGGCTTCCCTGAACGCGGCGGTGGTTACAACattttttgtaataaaattaGTGCAGATGGAGCCAGGGATGTTGGGATTCGCAACTTCGGCAACACCACACACGGCATGCCTTTTACTACTGAGGAGGATCATGGAGAAGAAGCAGAAGGCCGCTCCAGTTCACCAAAGCCACAAGAGGGGCCCACCAGCTAACTCATCATCGATCACATGGTTTggtaaaattaaatatgaataaatatatgaATAAA
This window encodes:
- the LOC109947570 gene encoding uncharacterized protein LOC109947570 codes for the protein MRRRSTYELIQVQMDRGKGFSQDQPPARTVTMMLRPKENDIPKLQRKITEEEEMKRNKERDSDGSSSSRNNICQNEITATNGATDVGVSNFDNYAVEGQGGSEGTKGFPERGGGYNIFCNKISADGARDVGIRNFGNTTHGMPFTTEEDHGEEAEGRSSSPKPQEGPTS